A stretch of DNA from Globicephala melas chromosome 19, mGloMel1.2, whole genome shotgun sequence:
atggtgtgttagtttctgctgtataacaaagtgaatcagctatatgtattcatatatccccacatcccctccctcttgtgtgtccgtcccaccctccctattccacccctctagctggtcacaaagcaccgagctgagctccctgtgctatgtggctgcttcccactagctatctattttacatttggtagtgtatatatgtccatgctactctctcacttagtcccagcttacccttccccctccctgtgtcctcatgtccattctctacgtctgcatctttattcctgtcctgcctctaggttcttcagaaccatttttttttttttttttagattccatatatacgtgttagcatatggtatttgtttttctcttctgacttacttcactctgtatgacagactctaggtccatccacctcactacaaataactcaatttcatttctttttatggctaatattccattgtatatatgtgccacatcttctttatccattcatctgccaatggacacttaggttgcttccatgtcctgactattgtaaatagtgctgcagtgaacattgtggtacatgactctttttgaattatggtttcctcagggtatatgccccatagtgggattgctgggtcgtatggtagttctatttgtagttttttaaggagcctccatacttatttatttctattgaagtatagctgatgtaccatgattgaagtatagctgatgtaccatgttgtgttagtttcagatgtacagtaaagtgattcatatatatatattctgttttggATTCTAATCCATTATAggatattacaagatattgattttagttccctgtgctgtacagtaggtatTTGTTTTTTGTCTATTTGATATATAGTgctgtatatctgttaatcccaaactctaatttattcctcccccactttccccttttgtaacgataagtttgttttctatgtttttgagtttatttctgttttgtaaataagtacacTTGTATAGtagattcatttgtttttaattcaattgCAAATATATTACGTTCATTGTCTAACTACCCTTAAGGGGCTTTGTGTTTTCAGTTATAAAACTTCCAACTGGTTTATCATGatcaaatatttgtaaataatctCACTGAAATTGCCCTATTTCATGGTGCCGCCTTCCTCTGAATGAGGAAGCCTCGGAACTGGATGAGCTCAGTTAAGACTAAATTTTGGTCTGAAAATATCCTCTAGGATTTTGTTCAGTTTATGGTTCATAGATTTCTGACTTGGTGATTTAGAGCAACATATTTCAGCACTTAATGATTTCTCTTGTATGTGACAGGGAGAGTCACAACACAGGCACAATGAGTATGAAGGGTCCTTCGATGCCATCCAAAGTCATAAACGCTAAGGTTCCTGGGCAAGTTTGTTATTACCAGTATtagtttaaattttctaatattccTTTATTCAAATATAacacatgtatttattattttttgaatttcgCTTTCTGTCATATTACGGAGTGAAAATGTTAGACTTTACTTAAACTCTGTAACTTGAAAATATCAAAGGTTAAAgagctccttttcttcttttgtgctaAAGGAAACAGCTTACTTAGCTAAGAACTACACCTCCCTGTCAATTTTAGTGTGACTCAAGATAGCTCCCTTGTTTCCTTAGGAACCAGCCAGATAGGAATACTACAAATTCCCAGCCTCAGTGTCATCCTCAGTTGTCCTCAGTGATCACTGGGTACAATGACCgttaccatgatttttttttttttttttttttttttatgttacgcgggcctctcactgctgcggcctctcccgctgtggagcacaggccccagacgtgccatggcccagccgctccgtggcatgtgggatcctcccggaccggggcacgaacccgtgtcccctgcattggtaggcggattctcaaccactgcgctaccagggaagccccgttaccATGATTTAATCAAAATTTAGTAGGCTTTTCTCCCCTCCCAAGGTCACTATTTTAGACCGCTTTTGAGCATTGTAATTCAGAACAACAGCACTGCCTGAACATCTCCTCCAAGTAGGAGACTTTAGTGTAAAACATCCCCTGAGAATGTAGCCTCAGGCCACCTAATCATCCACTCTTCCATATGGGGGCTTTCCTACCTTGTTGACCTCTGGGtgtaaaagaaaaactgttcattggtctgacttttttttttttttttttttttttttttggcggtacgcgggcctctcactgttgtggcctctccctttgcggctcagcggccatggctcacgggcccagccgctccgcggcatgtgggatcttcctggaccgggacacaaacccgtgtcccctgcatcggcaggcggactctcaaccactgtgccaccagggaagccctgcagaagCTCTTTATCGGAGGTTTGAGCTTTGAAACAACTGATGAGTGTCTGAGGAGCCATTCTGTGCAGCGGGGAATGCTCACACATTGGGTGGCCACGAGGGATCCAAACACCAGGCGCTGCAGAGGCTTCGGGGTTGTCACATACGCCACTGTGGAGGAGGTGGATGCAGTCATGAATGCAAGGCCACACAAGGTGGCTGGAACAGTTGTGGAACCAAAAAGGGCCGTCTCAAGAGAAGATTCTCAAAGACCTGGTGCCCACTTaactgtgaaaaagatttttgttGATGGCCTTAAAGAAGATGCTGAAGAACATCACCTAAGAGATTAGTTTGAACAGCATGGGAAGACTGAAGTGACTGAAATCATGACTGACCAAGGTAGTGGCAAAAAGAGAGGCTTTGCTTTCGTAACCTTTGATGACCATGACTCTGTAGACAAGACTGTCAGTCAGAAATACCACCCGGTGAATGGCCACAACTGTGAAGTAAGGAAAGCCCTCTCTAAGCAAGAGATGGCTAGTTCCCCATCCAGCCAAAGAGGTCGAAGTGGTTCTGGAAACTTTGGTGATGGTCGTGGAGGGGGTTTTGGTGCGAATGACAGGTTTGGTCGTGGAGGAGACTTCAGTGGCCGAGGTGCCTTTGGTGGCAGCCGCGGTGGCGGGGGAtatggtggcagtggggatggctaTAATGGGTTGGGTAATGATGGAAGCCATTTTGGAGGTGGTGGAAGCTACAATGATTCTGGCAGTTACAACAAACAATCTGCAAATTTTGGACCCATGAAAGGAGGAAACTTTGGAGGCAGAAGTGCTGGCCCCTGTGGTGGTGGAGACCAATACTTTCCCAAACCACAAAACCAAGGTGGCTGTGGCGGTTCCAGCCGCAGCAGGAGCTGTGGTGGGGGCAGAAGGTTTTAACTACTCCCGGGAAACAAAGcttagcaggagaggagagacagagaagtgACGGGGAAACTCCAGGTTACTAAAGCGTTGTGAACTCAGCCAAGCACAGTGGTGGCAGGGCCTAACTGctacaaagaagacatgtttTAGACAGTACTcgtgtgtggggaaaaaaacctcgAGGACTGTATTTGTGGCTAATTGTATaacaggttattttattttatttatttattttttgcggtacgcgggcctctcactgttgtggcctctcccgttgcggggcacaggcttcggacgcgcaggctccagaagcgcaggctcagcggccatggctcacgggcccagccgctccacggcatgtgggatcttcccggaccggggcacgaactcgtgtctcctgcatcggcaggcggactctcaaccactgcgccaccagggaagccctaacaggtTACTTTAGTTTTTGTTCTGTGGAAAGTGTAAAGCATTCCAACAAAGGGTTTTAAtgtagtagattttttttttttgcacccatGCTGTTGATTGCTAAATGTAATAGTCTGATCATGACGCTGAATaaatgtgtggttttttttaaatgtgctgtgTAGTTAGTCTACTCTGAAGCCATATTGGTAAACTACCCCAACAGTGTGACGTTAGAATTCCTTCAGGGTGATGCCAGGTTCCATTCAAAGTTTATTTACAACCTGCTTTGGTGGAGAAGCTATGAACTGACCGTTACTGTATCGTGACCTAGAGTTCACCGTTAAAAGGGTCACCCAAGCAAAGTCATGGAGTTTTTTGGTTATTAATATGATTGTTGGCACATCCTGTGCAATATATCTAAATTGAATTATGGTACCAGATAAAGTTATAGATGGGAGTGAAGCTTGTGTGTCATCCATTAGCATGTGTAATCAACAAATGATTTAATACCCTCTTAAAAAGAAATTCGCCCTTTTAATGGTTATATGATCAATTATTATCTATAGTTTTACAGTGGCTGTTGAATGACTCTGTAGGTATTTTGTGAAAAAGCAGGGAAGAATGATGAAATCCTTTATGCACAAGGATTGGTAGTATTATcagggaaaatacaaaaaagtagGGAATGAGCGTGAGGATATGTTGCTCCAAACCTTAACTCCTCTGGCTGAGCTAGCTGTCCCAGCTGCTCTGACAATTATGCCACTATATACACCCCTTCCACCACTTTCCATTCCTATCCAGCCTGTATTCCTTACACTGAGGCCCAGGACAGCCCCTCCTTATAGGGGTCAGATAGAAAAtcctgtgttagtttcaggggtacagggACTTGGTCTGGTATTGCCATCTAAGACCCGACAGGG
This window harbors:
- the LOC115847757 gene encoding heterogeneous nuclear ribonucleoprotein A1-like; amino-acid sequence: MTDQGSGKKRGFAFVTFDDHDSVDKTVSQKYHPVNGHNCEVRKALSKQEMASSPSSQRGRSGSGNFGDGRGGGFGANDRFGRGGDFSGRGAFGGSRGGGGYGGSGDGYNGLGNDGSHFGGGGSYNDSGSYNKQSANFGPMKGGNFGGRSAGPCGGGDQYFPKPQNQGGCGGSSRSRSCGGGRRF